Proteins from a genomic interval of Croceicoccus naphthovorans:
- a CDS encoding GIN domain-containing protein codes for MSSPFAGLGRTLASLAGMALATGLAACNAENISMGGKQGVPLEDLDISGAPPKTVAMAGPDTVILREGDTLAITVDGSDAMKAAMRFSLSEIARSKDAPEDETATVNVTMPAPEGLVMAGSGRIRAASMAPTAKVTIAGSGDVDASGIDAESLKVSVVGSGTFKGSGKAERLDLNIAGSGDAAMDTLEFGGADIAITGSGRGAFRSDGDVSAKIVGSGKVRVIGRANCSVKAVGSGKLVCEAA; via the coding sequence ATGTCCTCTCCCTTCGCCGGCCTTGGCCGCACCCTCGCATCGCTCGCCGGGATGGCGCTGGCCACCGGTCTTGCCGCCTGCAACGCCGAGAATATCTCGATGGGCGGAAAGCAAGGCGTTCCACTGGAAGATCTCGACATCAGCGGCGCCCCGCCGAAAACTGTGGCGATGGCCGGGCCGGATACCGTGATCCTGCGCGAAGGCGATACGCTGGCAATCACCGTCGATGGGTCCGACGCAATGAAGGCCGCGATGCGCTTCAGCCTTTCGGAAATCGCGCGCAGCAAGGACGCGCCCGAAGACGAGACCGCAACGGTCAACGTGACGATGCCCGCACCCGAAGGGCTGGTCATGGCCGGATCGGGCCGCATCCGGGCCGCATCGATGGCGCCGACCGCAAAAGTTACCATCGCGGGAAGCGGCGATGTCGACGCCAGTGGGATCGATGCCGAATCGCTGAAAGTCAGCGTTGTCGGCAGTGGCACCTTCAAGGGCAGCGGCAAAGCCGAGCGACTCGACCTGAACATCGCAGGAAGCGGCGATGCGGCGATGGATACGCTGGAGTTTGGTGGCGCGGATATCGCAATCACCGGATCGGGTCGCGGCGCGTTCCGTTCGGACGGAGACGTTTCGGCCAAGATCGTCGGATCGGGCAAGGTCCGCGTGATCGGGCGGGCGAACTGCTCGGTCAAGGCCGTGGGATCGGGCAAGCTGGTCTGCGAAGCCGCCTGA
- a CDS encoding CarD family transcriptional regulator, translated as MTAKAPAFDVGDYVVYPKHGVGRVIELQSQEIAGMQLELYVLRFEKERMTLRVPMNKIESIGMRKLSSDKTLREAMDVLKSKPKVKRTMWSRRAQEYEAKINSGDLVSIAEVTRDLFRADDQPEQSYSERQIFEAASSRLARELAAMEKTDEPAALTKILEILNEYAPKYYEQTV; from the coding sequence ATGACTGCCAAGGCTCCTGCCTTCGACGTCGGAGACTATGTCGTTTACCCCAAGCACGGCGTTGGCCGCGTGATCGAACTGCAAAGCCAGGAAATCGCCGGCATGCAGCTCGAACTCTATGTGCTGCGGTTCGAAAAGGAACGCATGACCCTGCGCGTTCCGATGAACAAGATTGAATCGATCGGCATGCGCAAACTGTCTTCGGACAAGACCCTGCGTGAGGCGATGGACGTTCTGAAATCGAAGCCCAAGGTAAAGCGCACCATGTGGTCGCGCCGCGCCCAGGAATACGAAGCGAAGATCAATTCGGGCGATCTCGTGTCGATCGCCGAAGTGACCCGCGACCTGTTCCGCGCCGACGATCAGCCGGAACAGTCCTATTCCGAACGCCAGATCTTCGAAGCCGCATCCAGCCGCCTTGCGCGCGAACTGGCTGCGATGGAAAAGACCGACGAACCGGCCGCACTTACCAAGATCCTTGAGATCCTGAACGAGTACGCGCCAAAGTATTACGAGCAGACTGTCTGA
- the fdxA gene encoding ferredoxin FdxA, producing MTYVVTDACIKCKYMDCVEVCPVDCFYEGENMLVINPSECIDCGVCEPECPAEAILPDTESDLEKWLELNTKYSAEWPNITVKKDSPADADEHKGEEDKFDKYFSAEPGEGD from the coding sequence ATGACCTACGTCGTCACCGATGCCTGCATCAAATGCAAATACATGGATTGCGTCGAGGTTTGCCCGGTCGACTGCTTCTATGAAGGCGAGAACATGCTGGTCATCAACCCCAGCGAGTGCATCGATTGCGGCGTTTGCGAACCCGAATGCCCAGCCGAAGCCATCCTGCCCGATACAGAGAGCGATCTGGAAAAGTGGCTTGAGCTGAACACCAAGTATTCCGCCGAATGGCCGAACATCACGGTGAAGAAGGATTCGCCCGCTGATGCCGACGAGCACAAGGGCGAAGAGGACAAGTTCGACAAGTACTTCTCGGCAGAGCCCGGCGAAGGCGACTGA
- a CDS encoding RNA-binding S4 domain-containing protein yields MTPGDPTRETARIDRLLWMLRLNKTRSAAQALLCEGHVRINGRRVIRCSQPVHAGDVLTLPHDGGVRVIRVLTLPARRGPPTEAHSHYEEIESVSQQA; encoded by the coding sequence TTGACCCCCGGCGATCCGACCCGCGAAACCGCGCGGATCGATCGCCTGTTATGGATGTTGCGGCTGAACAAGACGCGCAGTGCGGCGCAGGCGCTGTTGTGCGAAGGCCATGTCCGCATCAACGGCCGCCGCGTCATCCGCTGTTCGCAACCGGTGCATGCCGGTGACGTGCTGACCCTGCCGCATGATGGCGGCGTGCGCGTCATCCGTGTCCTCACCCTGCCCGCCCGCCGCGGGCCACCGACGGAGGCGCATTCGCACTACGAAGAAATTGAAAGCGTTTCGCAACAAGCCTGA
- a CDS encoding helicase-related protein: protein MDRNQSGGTLKAVLGPTNTGKTHLAVERLCAHSSGQIGFPLRLLAREVYDRVVAIKGPERVALITGEERIDPPDARWKLCTVEAMDRDADLAFCAVDEAQLGADRERGHVFTDRLLNARGRDETMILGSSTLTPMVETLLPEAEIVSRPRFSTLSHAGALKLSRLPPRSAVVAFSAEEVYTVAEMLRRFRGGSAVVMGALSPQTRNRQVELFQSGEVDYIVATDAIGMGLNLDVAHVAFAGLAKFDGQRRRRLTVAEMAQIAGRAGRHQQDGTFGVLAGEKGAEFTEDEIYAIEEHKFPPIDKLMWRDARPRLDSIDTLIADLEAPPDDPALAPAPEAIDLAVARILSERADVRARAKGKAMVARFWEACSLPDFRSLGAENHARFVARLWEDLSQGTGRLGHDYVAGMIAHLDDARGDIDTLQGRIAAIRSWAYIAQRPDWVLDREDMAERARTVEAKLSDALHERLTERFVNRRTAVLMKKLGGDAALLPVSQGEGGAVLVDGEEIGRLDGFAFHVDPQARLETRRLLLAAAEKHLPKLLDERAAAMLTDCENGAETLAWKDGMIRWQDTPVAKLIAGKRLLEPRIALEPGLAALSPAWRGKLEGALQAWLDKAVARRLRPLMRLTKAMEDGEAGPELRALLIALVDRGGSVARRNSAVEKLDPSRRAWLRRMGVQVGALDIFVPNMAKGGALGAWSELATLAGMQTPPLAENLPATRDSQGPVPLFYRRVARQDLRVDLAERLLHAVHQRRDRWAGAPRRRGKSSETPRFALDPSMALSMGLTTRTYAELLRHAGFSATPPQALAEGAFGPPEPPLWRWKPQQAQHRAPPDARRGGKPPARPKVAEGNPFAALADLIR, encoded by the coding sequence ATGGATCGCAACCAGTCCGGCGGGACCCTGAAGGCCGTTCTCGGCCCGACAAATACCGGCAAGACCCACCTCGCCGTCGAACGGCTTTGCGCGCATTCCAGCGGACAGATCGGCTTTCCCCTGCGGCTTTTGGCGCGCGAGGTTTACGACCGTGTCGTCGCCATAAAAGGGCCCGAACGCGTCGCACTGATTACCGGAGAGGAACGGATCGACCCGCCCGATGCGCGCTGGAAGCTGTGCACGGTAGAGGCGATGGACCGCGACGCGGACCTCGCCTTCTGCGCGGTGGACGAGGCGCAGCTGGGCGCGGATCGCGAACGCGGGCACGTCTTTACCGATCGGCTGCTGAACGCGCGCGGGCGGGACGAGACGATGATCCTGGGCTCGTCGACGCTGACCCCGATGGTCGAAACCCTGCTGCCCGAAGCAGAGATCGTCTCGCGCCCACGCTTTTCGACGCTGAGCCACGCCGGGGCGCTCAAACTGTCGCGCCTGCCGCCCCGCAGCGCGGTCGTCGCGTTCAGTGCCGAGGAAGTCTACACCGTGGCCGAAATGCTGCGCCGTTTTCGCGGCGGCTCGGCAGTGGTGATGGGCGCACTGTCGCCGCAGACCCGCAACCGGCAGGTCGAACTGTTCCAGTCGGGCGAGGTCGACTACATCGTCGCCACCGACGCCATCGGCATGGGCCTGAACCTCGATGTCGCACATGTCGCCTTCGCCGGATTGGCCAAGTTCGACGGACAGCGCCGCCGTCGGCTCACCGTTGCCGAAATGGCCCAGATCGCGGGCCGCGCCGGGCGGCACCAGCAGGACGGGACGTTCGGCGTGCTGGCCGGGGAAAAGGGCGCGGAATTCACCGAGGACGAGATCTATGCGATCGAAGAGCACAAGTTTCCGCCGATCGACAAGTTGATGTGGCGCGACGCGCGGCCCCGGCTGGACAGCATCGACACGCTGATCGCCGATCTGGAAGCACCGCCGGACGATCCCGCGCTGGCGCCCGCGCCCGAGGCGATCGACCTTGCTGTCGCGCGCATCCTCTCCGAACGCGCCGACGTCCGCGCGCGGGCCAAGGGCAAGGCGATGGTCGCGCGGTTCTGGGAAGCATGCTCGCTGCCCGACTTCCGCTCTCTGGGCGCGGAAAACCATGCCCGCTTCGTGGCGCGGCTGTGGGAAGACCTGTCGCAAGGCACAGGGCGGCTGGGGCACGACTACGTCGCGGGCATGATCGCACACCTCGACGATGCGCGCGGCGATATAGACACCTTGCAGGGCCGCATCGCCGCGATCCGTTCGTGGGCCTATATCGCGCAGCGGCCGGACTGGGTGCTGGACCGCGAAGACATGGCCGAACGCGCCCGCACGGTCGAGGCTAAGCTGTCCGACGCACTGCATGAGCGGCTGACCGAACGCTTCGTCAACCGGCGCACGGCGGTACTGATGAAGAAGCTGGGCGGCGATGCGGCGTTGTTACCGGTGTCGCAGGGCGAAGGCGGCGCGGTGCTGGTCGACGGGGAAGAGATCGGGCGGCTTGACGGATTTGCCTTCCACGTCGATCCGCAGGCACGACTGGAAACGCGGCGGCTTTTGCTCGCAGCGGCGGAGAAACATTTGCCGAAGTTACTTGACGAGCGCGCGGCGGCGATGCTGACGGATTGCGAGAACGGCGCGGAAACGCTGGCGTGGAAGGATGGCATGATACGCTGGCAGGATACGCCGGTCGCCAAGCTGATCGCAGGCAAGCGTTTGCTCGAACCGCGTATCGCGCTGGAGCCGGGGCTTGCCGCCCTGTCGCCCGCGTGGCGCGGAAAGCTTGAAGGTGCGCTGCAGGCATGGCTCGACAAGGCCGTGGCGCGACGGTTGAGGCCGCTCATGCGCCTGACCAAGGCAATGGAAGACGGCGAGGCCGGGCCGGAACTGCGGGCGCTGCTGATCGCGCTTGTCGACCGCGGCGGTTCCGTGGCGCGGCGTAATTCGGCGGTCGAAAAGCTCGATCCCAGTCGCCGCGCATGGCTGCGCCGCATGGGTGTGCAAGTGGGCGCGCTGGACATTTTCGTACCAAACATGGCGAAGGGCGGCGCGCTTGGTGCTTGGTCCGAACTGGCCACGCTGGCAGGGATGCAGACGCCCCCGTTGGCCGAGAACCTGCCCGCCACGCGCGATTCGCAAGGTCCGGTGCCGCTGTTCTATCGCCGCGTCGCCAGGCAGGACCTGCGCGTCGATCTGGCCGAACGCCTGCTCCACGCGGTGCACCAGCGCCGCGATCGCTGGGCCGGGGCACCGCGTCGTCGTGGCAAGTCCAGCGAGACGCCGCGCTTCGCACTCGATCCCAGCATGGCGCTTTCGATGGGGCTGACCACGCGCACGTATGCAGAGCTACTGCGGCACGCCGGGTTCAGCGCCACCCCGCCGCAAGCGCTGGCCGAGGGCGCTTTCGGCCCGCCCGAGCCGCCGCTCTGGCGCTGGAAACCGCAGCAGGCGCAGCATCGCGCGCCACCCGATGCAAGGCGCGGCGGTAAGCCCCCCGCCCGGCCCAAGGTTGCAGAAGGCAATCCCTTTGCCGCGCTGGCGGATCTGATCCGTTGA
- a CDS encoding M23 family metallopeptidase, translating to MTDPAARARVPIEDDADAAERRDFATVLRQFGLKKGEEEPWVSDLADGIGSPRWYRSLAFMLVLIALALALWPDFNAVQAAPDTRLTEVERDEYRSQMITPLALGADTGKRMGPSRLVVPLASAPERPMIELTATYGKGDSLAAMLRRAGVGQADATRAEELISSAFPIDDIAGGTGFRMTLGRRAAPSQPRPLEELTFRARFDLQLTVDREGGPLALEQRVIRVDDTPLRITGKVGSGLYRSARAAGAPARSVQQYLKALDEAIDLDREVGAADNFDIIIAYKRAETGEVEVGDVLYAGLSRSGTAKAQMMRWGKDGKFYDADGAGEQRSGLVMPTNGAITSRYGMRRHPILRYKRMHAGVDFRARTGQPIYAVTDGTVASAGRNGGFGNFIKLNHGGGLQSGYAHLSRFAVSRGQRVKRGQVIGYAGSTGLSTGPHLHWELYRNGKHVDPLSVQFVIRAQLSDSELRDFRARLGELKKVKPGVALEPLVKPEDKPVEEVREIDRLSNAPS from the coding sequence ATGACCGATCCGGCAGCCCGTGCGCGCGTGCCCATCGAGGACGACGCCGATGCGGCGGAACGGCGCGACTTCGCGACCGTGCTACGCCAGTTTGGGTTGAAGAAAGGCGAGGAAGAGCCTTGGGTTTCCGACCTTGCCGACGGCATCGGATCGCCCCGCTGGTATCGCAGCCTTGCCTTCATGCTCGTGCTGATCGCACTGGCGCTGGCGCTCTGGCCTGATTTCAACGCGGTTCAGGCGGCACCCGATACGCGGCTGACCGAAGTGGAGCGTGACGAATACCGCAGCCAGATGATCACCCCGCTGGCGTTGGGGGCCGATACCGGCAAGCGCATGGGCCCGTCGCGGCTGGTCGTGCCGCTGGCCAGCGCGCCCGAACGCCCGATGATCGAACTGACCGCGACCTACGGCAAAGGCGACTCGCTGGCCGCGATGCTACGCCGCGCTGGCGTTGGACAGGCAGACGCGACACGGGCCGAGGAACTGATTTCCAGCGCCTTCCCGATCGACGACATAGCCGGCGGCACCGGTTTCCGCATGACACTGGGCCGCCGGGCAGCGCCCAGCCAGCCGCGCCCGCTGGAGGAACTGACCTTCCGTGCGCGGTTCGACCTGCAACTGACCGTGGATCGCGAAGGCGGTCCGCTGGCGCTGGAACAGCGGGTGATCCGCGTCGATGATACGCCGCTGCGCATCACCGGCAAGGTCGGGTCCGGCCTCTACCGTTCGGCCCGCGCGGCAGGTGCTCCGGCGCGGTCAGTGCAGCAGTACCTGAAGGCGCTGGACGAGGCGATCGATCTGGATCGCGAAGTCGGCGCGGCGGACAATTTCGACATCATCATCGCCTATAAACGGGCCGAGACCGGCGAGGTCGAGGTGGGCGACGTGCTATATGCCGGGCTGTCGCGATCGGGCACGGCCAAGGCGCAGATGATGCGCTGGGGCAAGGACGGCAAGTTCTATGACGCCGACGGCGCGGGGGAGCAGCGGTCGGGCCTTGTCATGCCCACGAACGGTGCGATCACCAGCCGGTACGGCATGCGGCGGCACCCGATCCTGCGGTACAAGCGGATGCACGCGGGCGTCGATTTCCGCGCTCGCACCGGCCAGCCGATCTATGCCGTTACCGACGGCACGGTCGCCTCCGCCGGGCGCAATGGCGGGTTCGGCAACTTCATCAAGCTGAACCACGGCGGCGGGCTGCAATCGGGCTATGCCCACCTGTCGCGCTTTGCCGTATCGCGCGGCCAGCGGGTAAAGCGCGGGCAGGTCATCGGCTATGCCGGATCGACCGGGCTTTCCACCGGGCCGCACCTGCACTGGGAACTGTACCGCAACGGCAAGCATGTCGACCCGCTGTCGGTGCAGTTCGTGATCCGGGCGCAATTGTCGGATAGCGAGCTGCGCGATTTCCGCGCACGGCTGGGCGAGCTGAAGAAGGTGAAGCCGGGCGTAGCGCTGGAGCCTCTGGTCAAGCCGGAGGACAAGCCGGTTGAGGAAGTGCGCGAGATCGACCGCTTGTCCAACGCGCCCTCCTGA
- the hemB gene encoding porphobilinogen synthase, which yields MSQYPHLRLRRTRATTWSRALYRETVLTPADLIWPLFVTEGRGVEEPVGSLPGVSRWSVDAIADRAREAVALGIPCVALFPNTPHALRNETGTEAHNPQNLVCTAIRAIKDAVGDDLGVLTDVALDPYTSHGQDGLIDDNGYVANDATVDALVGQALVQASAGADIVAPSDMMDGRIGVIREALEDQGHHNVQIMAYAAKYASAFYGPFRDAVGSGGLLKGDKKTYQMDPANGDEALREVELDLLEGADSVMVKPGLPYLDIVRRVHEEFGVPTFAYQVSGEYAMIEAAVAAGAGEREPLVMETLTAFKRAGASGVLTYHAPVAARLMGG from the coding sequence ATGAGCCAGTATCCCCATCTTCGCCTGCGCCGCACCCGTGCCACAACGTGGAGCCGCGCGCTTTACCGCGAAACCGTCCTGACCCCGGCAGACCTGATCTGGCCGCTGTTCGTGACCGAAGGGCGCGGGGTTGAGGAACCGGTCGGATCTCTGCCCGGCGTGTCGCGCTGGTCGGTGGACGCAATCGCGGACCGCGCTAGGGAAGCAGTGGCGCTGGGCATCCCGTGCGTCGCGCTGTTCCCGAATACGCCGCACGCCTTGCGCAACGAAACCGGGACGGAGGCGCACAATCCGCAGAACCTGGTGTGTACGGCCATCCGTGCGATAAAGGATGCGGTGGGCGATGATCTTGGCGTGCTGACCGATGTGGCGCTCGACCCCTATACCAGCCACGGGCAGGACGGTTTGATCGACGACAACGGCTATGTCGCCAACGACGCCACCGTCGATGCGCTGGTCGGACAGGCACTGGTGCAGGCCTCGGCGGGCGCAGACATCGTCGCCCCGTCGGACATGATGGACGGGCGCATCGGCGTGATCCGAGAGGCGCTGGAGGATCAGGGCCACCACAACGTCCAGATCATGGCCTATGCCGCGAAGTATGCCAGCGCGTTCTATGGCCCGTTCCGCGACGCGGTCGGGTCGGGCGGATTACTGAAAGGCGACAAGAAAACCTACCAGATGGACCCTGCCAACGGGGACGAGGCCCTGCGCGAGGTCGAGCTGGACTTGTTGGAAGGCGCGGACAGCGTGATGGTAAAGCCGGGCCTGCCCTACCTCGACATCGTGCGCCGCGTGCACGAGGAATTCGGCGTGCCGACTTTCGCCTATCAGGTCAGCGGTGAATACGCGATGATAGAGGCGGCGGTGGCCGCAGGCGCGGGTGAGCGAGAGCCGCTGGTCATGGAAACGCTGACCGCGTTCAAGCGCGCCGGGGCCAGCGGGGTGCTGACCTATCACGCGCCGGTCGCGGCACGGTTGATGGGTGGCTGA
- a CDS encoding GNAT family N-acetyltransferase, with product MADAIATTARLILRNWRLGDPADFAAMHAMGCDPKVMATLGPLMTREQTAALMERLDQRAQEQGRTFWAAERKADGQVIGFIGGIRSAVPAIEGMLEIGWRLAWDAWGHGYATEGARATIAHLQRTDPGEAIYAITATTNHRSQAVMKRLGMTYWEGHDFDHPAVPAGCPLESHVTYRLEP from the coding sequence GTGGCTGATGCCATCGCCACGACCGCGCGGCTGATCTTGCGCAATTGGCGTCTGGGCGATCCGGCGGATTTCGCCGCGATGCACGCGATGGGCTGCGATCCCAAGGTTATGGCCACGCTCGGCCCGCTGATGACGCGGGAGCAGACCGCGGCGCTGATGGAGCGGCTGGACCAGCGCGCGCAGGAACAGGGCCGAACTTTCTGGGCCGCAGAGCGCAAGGCGGACGGGCAGGTGATCGGATTTATTGGCGGGATCCGCTCTGCCGTTCCGGCTATCGAGGGCATGCTCGAAATAGGCTGGCGGCTGGCTTGGGATGCCTGGGGCCACGGCTATGCCACGGAAGGCGCGCGGGCGACCATCGCGCACTTGCAGCGAACCGATCCGGGCGAAGCGATTTACGCGATCACCGCCACGACCAACCATCGCAGCCAGGCCGTGATGAAGCGGCTGGGCATGACTTACTGGGAAGGTCACGATTTCGACCATCCCGCGGTTCCGGCGGGCTGCCCGCTGGAAAGCCACGTAACTTACCGACTGGAGCCATAA
- a CDS encoding gamma carbonic anhydrase family protein, with translation MTARAPLQHNGTTILPYAGKTPKIHDSAFIAPGCRIIGDVEIGADVSIWYNCVIRADVNKVRIGARSNIQDGSVVHCDSPDEANPDGFPTIIGEDVLIGHMAMVHGCVLQDRAFVGLGSIVMSGATIESDGMLAAGAMLTGGKTIGPRQLWAGRPAKYMRDLNDQQLSHMQTGIAHYVENGHEHKRAVDAHSA, from the coding sequence ATGACCGCCCGTGCCCCCCTTCAGCATAACGGCACCACCATCCTGCCCTACGCGGGCAAGACGCCGAAAATTCACGACAGCGCGTTTATCGCGCCCGGTTGTCGGATCATCGGCGATGTCGAGATCGGCGCCGATGTCAGCATCTGGTACAACTGCGTTATCCGTGCCGACGTCAACAAGGTGCGGATCGGTGCACGCAGCAATATTCAGGACGGCAGCGTGGTCCATTGCGACAGCCCCGACGAAGCCAACCCTGACGGTTTTCCGACAATCATCGGAGAGGACGTGCTGATCGGCCATATGGCGATGGTGCACGGTTGCGTCTTGCAGGATCGCGCCTTCGTCGGGCTCGGCTCCATCGTGATGAGCGGGGCGACCATCGAAAGCGACGGAATGCTGGCGGCGGGCGCGATGCTGACTGGCGGCAAGACCATCGGCCCGCGGCAGCTTTGGGCAGGGCGTCCGGCGAAATATATGCGCGACCTGAACGATCAACAGCTGTCGCATATGCAAACCGGCATTGCCCATTATGTCGAGAACGGACACGAGCATAAGCGGGCGGTGGACGCGCATTCGGCCTGA
- a CDS encoding DUF167 domain-containing protein, which translates to MARAKPALPPAEAIRALISDDLLPLRVTPNAGAEALTIENGTLRARVTVVPEGGKANRAVVKLVAKALGIAPARVELVRGETARDKVLRIAL; encoded by the coding sequence ATGGCGCGGGCCAAGCCAGCGCTACCCCCGGCAGAAGCCATTCGCGCGCTGATCAGCGACGATCTGCTGCCCCTTCGCGTCACGCCGAACGCGGGGGCAGAGGCGCTGACGATAGAGAACGGCACCTTGCGTGCCCGCGTCACCGTTGTGCCAGAGGGCGGCAAGGCTAACCGCGCCGTCGTAAAGCTGGTCGCCAAGGCGCTTGGCATCGCCCCGGCGCGCGTCGAATTGGTCCGCGGAGAGACTGCGCGGGACAAGGTGTTGCGGATCGCGCTTTAG
- a CDS encoding group II truncated hemoglobin, translating into MDETELGEENEMTTVREPTTPYEALGGADTFRRIVDRFYDLMDSEPRFAELRAMHAADLAPMREALASFLGGWAGGPRDWFEANPGRCMFSVHGEFPIDATTAGQWADAMKQAISEADMPSADLAAQLSQRLTAMARAMGAN; encoded by the coding sequence ATGGATGAGACCGAATTGGGAGAAGAGAACGAAATGACCACGGTGCGCGAACCGACAACCCCTTACGAGGCGCTGGGCGGGGCGGACACGTTTCGGCGGATCGTCGACCGGTTCTACGACCTGATGGATAGCGAACCGCGCTTTGCCGAGTTGCGCGCGATGCACGCCGCCGACCTTGCCCCGATGCGCGAGGCGCTGGCCAGCTTTCTGGGCGGCTGGGCCGGGGGACCGCGCGACTGGTTCGAAGCGAACCCGGGCCGCTGCATGTTCTCGGTCCACGGCGAATTCCCCATCGACGCGACAACGGCGGGCCAATGGGCCGATGCAATGAAACAGGCGATTTCCGAGGCCGATATGCCCAGCGCAGACCTTGCCGCCCAGCTGAGCCAACGCCTGACCGCGATGGCCCGGGCAATGGGAGCGAACTAG
- the wecB gene encoding non-hydrolyzing UDP-N-acetylglucosamine 2-epimerase: MSVLIVAGTRPEIIKLLPVALAMRERRGDAMRFCHSGQHAEMGRDLLDAAGILPEEALDRPAGNDIGRLLSGMITTIGAAIDRQDPKAVVVQGDTATTLAASLAAYHRHIPIAHVEAGLRSGNLARPWPEEGYRRMVTPITRWHFAPTEAAATALRCENVAEGAIETVGNTVIDALHWACARLDADSALGTAAGSLIEGAQGRPIVLATVHRREADETAMRRIAAGLLSLVESEGVQLILPLHPRSESAPLRERLGGVPRVTLTDPLDYFAFVRLMRAARLIVSDSGGIQEEATALGRPVLVLRDVTERREAIAAGSARLVGYDAEALLAGARWELSRPMPTPSTVFGDGRAAGRIADRILNDISGDLNLAP; encoded by the coding sequence GTGTCAGTCCTGATCGTGGCCGGAACCCGGCCAGAGATCATAAAGCTGCTGCCGGTGGCTTTGGCCATGCGCGAACGGCGGGGCGATGCCATGCGGTTCTGCCATTCGGGCCAGCATGCCGAGATGGGCCGCGACCTGCTGGATGCGGCGGGAATTTTGCCGGAAGAGGCGCTGGACCGACCGGCGGGGAACGACATCGGGCGGTTGCTGTCGGGCATGATCACCACGATCGGCGCGGCGATAGACCGGCAGGATCCGAAAGCGGTCGTGGTGCAAGGCGATACCGCCACGACGCTGGCCGCATCGCTGGCGGCGTATCACCGCCATATCCCGATTGCGCATGTCGAGGCGGGCTTGCGATCCGGCAATCTGGCGCGCCCGTGGCCAGAGGAAGGCTATCGCCGGATGGTCACGCCGATTACCCGCTGGCACTTCGCGCCGACCGAGGCGGCGGCGACCGCCTTGCGGTGCGAGAACGTGGCCGAAGGTGCGATTGAGACCGTCGGCAATACCGTGATCGACGCGCTGCACTGGGCCTGTGCGCGGCTGGATGCCGATTCTGCGCTGGGCACAGCGGCTGGGTCGTTGATCGAGGGCGCGCAAGGCCGCCCCATCGTGCTGGCCACCGTCCACCGGCGCGAGGCGGACGAGACGGCGATGCGGCGGATCGCGGCGGGGCTGCTTTCTTTGGTCGAGAGCGAGGGCGTGCAACTGATCCTGCCGCTCCACCCCCGTTCCGAAAGCGCGCCCTTGCGCGAGCGGCTGGGCGGGGTGCCACGCGTCACGCTAACCGATCCGCTGGACTACTTCGCTTTCGTGCGCCTGATGCGCGCGGCGAGGCTGATCGTGTCGGACAGCGGCGGGATACAGGAAGAAGCGACCGCATTAGGCCGCCCGGTGCTGGTCCTGCGCGATGTGACCGAACGGCGCGAGGCGATTGCGGCGGGATCGGCACGGCTGGTGGGGTACGATGCAGAGGCGCTGCTCGCCGGAGCGCGGTGGGAACTGTCTCGCCCCATGCCCACCCCCAGCACCGTGTTCGGCGACGGGCGCGCGGCGGGGCGAATTGCCGACCGCATCCTCAATGACATATCGGGCGATCTCAATCTCGCACCATAG